In a genomic window of Virgibacillus sp. SK37:
- a CDS encoding methionyl-tRNA formyltransferase, with translation MKSILIGSVGSSKVLLEEMIKLNFPIDMVYSLDEKYSEKVSGYEPIHELAEANQIPYRKFRKINDEEHVEEIRNIKPDYIFVIGLSQLVKKEIIDSAKRGTIGFHPTPLPKFRGRAAMVWQVLLGVKETKCSLFFIDEGMDSGDIIGQEEYFIEDTDYAVDVSLKCREAFKKLIKKVLPKLMDDSIKPVKQNEDEATYLLKRAPEDGLIDWKEPVEKIQRLIRAVSKPYPGAYSNYNGKHKVIFWKADYMENKKYIGFPGQIANKTNEYIDVVCVDGLLRVYEYEMVDEVKLIVGNKFKG, from the coding sequence ATGAAGTCAATACTAATAGGTTCTGTAGGATCAAGCAAAGTATTGTTAGAAGAAATGATCAAGTTGAACTTTCCAATTGATATGGTATATTCACTTGATGAAAAATACTCAGAAAAGGTATCGGGGTATGAACCAATTCATGAATTAGCAGAAGCCAATCAAATACCATACCGAAAGTTTAGAAAGATAAATGATGAAGAGCATGTAGAAGAGATTAGAAACATCAAGCCTGATTATATTTTTGTAATTGGTTTATCACAGTTAGTAAAAAAAGAAATTATAGACTCTGCAAAGAGAGGGACTATTGGCTTTCACCCAACTCCACTACCTAAATTTCGAGGTAGAGCTGCTATGGTATGGCAGGTACTTTTAGGAGTAAAAGAAACAAAGTGTTCTTTATTTTTCATAGATGAAGGAATGGACTCTGGTGATATTATTGGGCAAGAAGAGTACTTTATTGAGGACACGGATTATGCCGTTGATGTTAGCTTAAAATGTAGAGAAGCCTTTAAAAAACTTATTAAAAAAGTCTTACCAAAACTTATGGATGACTCTATTAAACCAGTGAAACAGAATGAAGATGAAGCAACATATTTGTTAAAAAGAGCACCAGAAGATGGTTTGATTGATTGGAAAGAGCCTGTTGAAAAAATTCAAAGGTTGATAAGAGCTGTTTCTAAACCTTATCCTGGGGCTTATTCGAATTATAATGGGAAGCATAAGGTTATTTTTTGGAAAGCTGACTATATGGAAAATAAGAAATACATTGGATTTCCCGGACAAATTGCCAATAAGACTAATGAATATATTGATGTAGTCTGTGTAGACGGCTTATTAAGGGTATATGAATATGAAATGGTTGATGAAGTAAAGCTAATTGTAGGAAATAAATTCAAAGGGTAG
- a CDS encoding sugar transferase: MNILRKFNLFIKRTLDILGSGLGLLIISPLLIIVTILIKVTMPGPVFFKQDRVGKNMKGFQILKFRTMKVDTEAEKNLDFSKDEDRITTLGKVLRRTKIDELPQLLNVFLGDMSLVGPRPTVMVQVENYTKYEEQRLNMRPGMTGLAQVNGNITLPWEQRIEYDIEYIKKFSFLLDCKILIKTVAIVLFGEAKFKKEKSLKKIN; the protein is encoded by the coding sequence ATGAATATTTTGAGAAAATTCAACCTTTTTATTAAAAGAACGTTAGATATTTTAGGTAGCGGGTTGGGATTACTTATCATCTCACCATTGCTTATTATTGTAACGATACTTATCAAAGTCACAATGCCAGGTCCAGTTTTCTTTAAACAAGACAGGGTGGGGAAGAATATGAAAGGATTTCAAATACTAAAATTCAGAACAATGAAAGTAGATACTGAAGCTGAGAAAAACTTGGATTTTTCTAAGGATGAAGATCGCATAACAACTTTAGGAAAAGTTTTAAGAAGGACTAAGATTGATGAGCTTCCACAGCTTTTAAATGTATTTTTAGGTGATATGAGCCTAGTAGGCCCTAGACCAACAGTGATGGTACAGGTAGAAAACTACACTAAATATGAGGAGCAAAGGCTAAATATGAGGCCAGGAATGACAGGCCTAGCACAAGTGAATGGCAATATTACATTGCCTTGGGAACAGAGAATTGAATACGATATCGAATATATTAAGAAGTTTTCATTCTTATTAGATTGTAAAATACTTATTAAAACAGTGGCGATTGTCTTATTTGGTGAAGCGAAGTTTAAAAAGGAGAAAAGCCTCAAAAAAATCAATTGA
- a CDS encoding DegT/DnrJ/EryC1/StrS aminotransferase family protein, which yields MNERIFLSSPHMSDEGYEMEYVKEAFDTNWIAPLGENVNGFERELAEKVGSKAAAALSSGTAAIHLALRAAGVGQGDIVFCPTLTFSATANPIIYQSAVPVFIDSNYETWNMCPKALEEAFQKYPDVKAVIVVHLYGLSADMDKIVELCNKHNVVLIEDAAESLGTYYKGKHTGTFGDYGIFSFNGNKIITTSGGGMLVSNNEERIAKARFWATQSRDQARHYQHSELGFNYRMSNVVAGIGRGQLKVLEQRVEKKNHIYEFYKRELGEIEGVQFMPSNDWDAPNYWLSSMVLTGEVRPIDIFEALEAENIESRPVWKPMHMQPFFEKYDYVGTEVSEKLFENGVCLPSDTKMTDADLAKIVEIIKGLWD from the coding sequence GTGAACGAAAGAATTTTTCTTTCATCACCCCATATGAGTGATGAAGGTTATGAAATGGAATATGTAAAGGAAGCTTTTGATACAAACTGGATTGCACCACTTGGAGAAAACGTAAATGGGTTTGAAAGAGAACTAGCAGAAAAGGTTGGATCTAAGGCTGCAGCAGCACTTTCCTCTGGAACAGCAGCTATTCACTTAGCTTTAAGAGCAGCTGGAGTAGGTCAAGGAGATATCGTGTTTTGTCCAACACTTACATTCTCAGCTACAGCTAATCCAATCATCTATCAAAGTGCTGTTCCAGTATTTATAGATAGTAATTATGAAACATGGAATATGTGCCCAAAAGCATTAGAAGAAGCATTTCAAAAGTACCCTGATGTGAAAGCTGTAATCGTAGTACACCTTTATGGTTTGTCTGCTGATATGGATAAAATAGTAGAACTTTGTAATAAGCATAATGTTGTTTTAATAGAAGATGCTGCTGAAAGTTTAGGAACTTACTATAAAGGTAAGCATACAGGAACTTTTGGCGATTACGGTATCTTCTCTTTTAATGGAAACAAAATCATCACTACTTCAGGTGGTGGGATGCTTGTTTCTAATAATGAAGAGAGAATCGCTAAAGCTAGGTTCTGGGCTACTCAATCAAGAGATCAAGCAAGACACTATCAACATAGCGAATTAGGATTTAATTATCGTATGAGTAATGTGGTTGCTGGGATTGGTAGAGGGCAGTTAAAAGTTTTAGAACAACGTGTAGAAAAGAAGAATCATATCTATGAATTTTATAAAAGAGAACTTGGTGAGATTGAAGGAGTCCAGTTTATGCCTAGCAATGATTGGGATGCACCGAATTACTGGTTAAGCTCAATGGTGTTGACTGGTGAAGTGAGACCTATTGATATATTTGAAGCATTGGAAGCTGAGAATATTGAGTCACGACCGGTGTGGAAGCCAATGCATATGCAGCCTTTCTTTGAGAAGTATGATTATGTTGGGACAGAAGTATCGGAGAAGTTGTTTGAGAATGGTGTGTGTTTGCCTTCTGACACGAAGATGACTGATGCTGACTTGGCGAAAATTGTAGAAATTATAAAGGGGTTGTGGGATTAA
- a CDS encoding type II secretion system protein translates to MIRNGKKQKSEDGFSLIELLATLAVLSVILLIAVPVFTGSIAEAEQEVCEANRAMLRSIMKWSFP, encoded by the coding sequence GTGATAAGAAATGGGAAGAAGCAGAAGAGTGAAGATGGTTTTAGTTTAATTGAACTGCTGGCTACTTTAGCAGTTTTGAGTGTTATTTTGTTAATTGCTGTCCCTGTATTTACGGGGAGTATAGCAGAGGCAGAGCAGGAAGTTTGTGAAGCTAATAGGGCTATGTTGAGAAGCATTATGAAATGGAGCTTTCCTTAG
- the galU gene encoding UTP--glucose-1-phosphate uridylyltransferase GalU has product MKTVKKAIIPAAGLGTRFLPATKAMPKEMLPIVDKPTIQYIVEEAVASGIEDIIIVTGKGKRAIEDHFDNNFELEDNLVKKEKFTLLEKVKQPSQVDIHYIRQKEPKGLGHAVWCARKFIGNEPFAVLLGDDIVRSDTPCLRQLIEQFEETSSSVVGVQQVPMEETDRYGIVDPSTVEGRRYQVNNFVEKPAQGTAPSNLAIMGRYVFTPEIFDFLDRQEIGAGGEIQLTDAIQMLNELQKVYAYDFEGKRYDVGEKLGFVKTTIDLALENDEINDELLAYLREKASGVEV; this is encoded by the coding sequence TTGAAAACAGTCAAAAAGGCTATTATACCGGCAGCAGGATTGGGAACAAGATTTTTACCTGCTACAAAAGCGATGCCAAAAGAGATGTTGCCGATTGTTGATAAGCCTACGATTCAGTATATTGTGGAAGAAGCGGTTGCTTCTGGGATAGAAGATATTATTATTGTAACGGGTAAGGGTAAGCGTGCGATTGAGGATCATTTTGATAATAACTTTGAATTGGAAGATAATCTGGTAAAAAAGGAAAAGTTTACTTTACTTGAAAAAGTGAAGCAGCCTTCCCAGGTGGATATTCATTATATACGCCAAAAAGAACCAAAAGGACTTGGCCATGCTGTTTGGTGTGCACGAAAGTTTATTGGTAATGAGCCGTTTGCTGTATTGCTGGGTGATGACATTGTGCGATCTGATACACCTTGCTTGCGTCAATTGATTGAGCAGTTTGAAGAGACAAGCAGTTCTGTTGTAGGTGTGCAGCAAGTGCCAATGGAAGAGACGGATCGTTATGGAATTGTCGATCCGAGTACTGTGGAGGGTAGAAGGTATCAGGTGAATAATTTTGTGGAGAAGCCTGCGCAGGGTACTGCCCCTTCTAATTTGGCGATTATGGGTCGTTATGTATTTACACCAGAAATTTTTGATTTTCTTGATAGACAAGAAATTGGCGCTGGTGGCGAGATTCAATTGACGGATGCGATCCAGATGTTGAATGAGCTGCAGAAAGTATATGCATATGATTTTGAAGGCAAGCGTTATGATGTTGGTGAAAAGCTTGGCTTTGTGAAGACGACAATTGACTTGGCTTTGGAGAATGATGAGATTAATGATGAGTTGTTGGCTTATTTGAGAGAGAAGGCTAGTGGGGTTGAGGTTTAG
- a CDS encoding nucleoside-diphosphate sugar epimerase/dehydratase, with translation MTYRTRLTLLIILDSLIVSTAIFIASWIVYPSTNVSQLDAIIISAIALLVFHHLFAFIYKLYNKVWAYASIGELIAIVKAITLSIIAAGIVQYLFNDFAIYRRALLITWMLHITLIGGSRFLWRIYRDRYIAKAENQKRTLIVGAGSAGAMIARQLKNDHNNQELLPVAFVDDDINKQKMQLFGLPVAGTVKEIPNIVKNLEIQHIVIAIPSLKNGALEKIVEQCNKTTAKVQMIPKIEDLMTGRVSVSHLKNVEVEDLLGREPVKLDIDAISEYVTDNTVMVTGAGGSIGSEICRQIMKFNPGKIVLFGHGEFSIYTIDMELRNRYKDANIEIVPVIGDVQDRDRVFEVIKEQQPTIIYHAAAHKHVPLMEYNPHEAVKNNIVGTKNVAEAADTFGVSTFVMVSTDKAVNPTNVMGATKRVAEMVVQDMARKSKTKFVAVRFGNVLGSRGSVIPLFKKQIEQGGPVTVTDPEMTRYFMTIPEASRLVIQAGTLARGGEIFVLDMGEPVKIVDLARNLIKLSGYSEEEIPIQFSGIRPGEKMYEELLGEDEVHPDAVFEKIYVGRTMDVDAALFLDLIDRFEGYDAVELKDKLMGIVFMEKTLMSVKGS, from the coding sequence TTGACTTATCGAACAAGACTGACATTGTTGATCATTCTCGACTCCCTGATCGTCAGTACCGCGATTTTTATCGCATCTTGGATTGTATATCCTTCGACAAACGTTTCACAGCTTGATGCGATCATTATTAGTGCAATAGCTCTATTAGTCTTTCATCATCTTTTCGCATTTATTTATAAGCTGTATAACAAAGTATGGGCCTATGCGAGTATTGGAGAATTAATAGCGATTGTAAAGGCCATTACACTGTCGATTATTGCGGCAGGGATTGTGCAATATCTGTTTAATGACTTTGCGATCTATCGTAGAGCATTACTTATTACGTGGATGCTGCATATTACCTTAATTGGCGGATCGCGCTTTCTATGGCGGATTTATCGTGATCGTTACATTGCAAAAGCGGAAAATCAGAAGCGTACCTTAATTGTAGGTGCCGGATCGGCGGGAGCAATGATTGCGAGGCAACTGAAGAATGATCATAACAATCAGGAATTGTTACCAGTGGCTTTCGTAGATGATGACATAAATAAACAAAAGATGCAATTGTTTGGTCTTCCGGTAGCAGGTACTGTGAAAGAAATTCCGAACATTGTAAAAAATCTGGAGATCCAGCATATCGTAATTGCGATTCCTTCCTTAAAGAATGGCGCATTGGAGAAAATTGTGGAACAGTGTAATAAAACAACAGCCAAGGTGCAGATGATCCCGAAAATTGAGGATTTGATGACAGGTAGAGTATCTGTCAGCCATTTGAAAAATGTCGAGGTAGAGGATCTGCTTGGGCGTGAGCCTGTGAAGCTGGATATTGACGCAATCTCGGAATATGTGACAGACAATACGGTAATGGTGACCGGAGCAGGTGGCTCGATCGGTTCAGAAATCTGCCGACAGATCATGAAATTCAATCCAGGCAAAATTGTGCTATTCGGACATGGCGAATTTAGCATTTATACTATTGATATGGAATTACGTAATAGATACAAAGATGCCAATATTGAAATCGTGCCTGTTATCGGGGATGTTCAGGATCGTGACCGTGTATTTGAAGTCATCAAAGAACAGCAACCGACAATCATTTATCATGCGGCTGCACATAAGCATGTGCCATTAATGGAATATAATCCGCATGAAGCAGTGAAAAACAATATCGTCGGTACGAAAAATGTCGCAGAAGCTGCCGATACATTTGGTGTCAGCACTTTTGTAATGGTTTCGACAGACAAAGCAGTGAATCCGACAAACGTGATGGGAGCAACGAAACGTGTTGCCGAAATGGTTGTCCAAGATATGGCGAGAAAAAGTAAGACGAAATTTGTCGCAGTAAGATTCGGGAATGTACTTGGAAGTCGAGGTAGTGTCATTCCACTATTCAAAAAACAAATTGAACAAGGTGGCCCAGTAACAGTTACTGACCCGGAAATGACGCGTTACTTTATGACAATTCCAGAAGCATCAAGATTGGTAATCCAAGCAGGGACGCTGGCAAGAGGTGGCGAGATCTTTGTCTTGGATATGGGTGAGCCAGTGAAGATTGTCGATCTGGCAAGAAACCTAATAAAACTATCAGGCTACTCAGAAGAAGAGATTCCGATTCAGTTCTCAGGTATCAGGCCTGGGGAAAAGATGTATGAAGAGCTGCTTGGTGAGGATGAGGTTCATCCTGATGCGGTTTTTGAGAAAATTTATGTTGGTCGGACGATGGATGTGGATGCGGCGTTGTTCCTTGATTTGATTGATCGGTTTGAGGGATATGATGCGGTTGAGTTGAAAGATAAGTTGATGGGTATTGTGTTTATGGAGAAGACGTTGATGAGTGTGAAGGGGAGCTAG
- a CDS encoding LuxR C-terminal-related transcriptional regulator: MKEKQMPTLTRTYLDELYEVLRQQFPDISIYYVPTDYKMLLTTDPVFCIADVQHCPEEEREEHLVTLKREQITVIALLEINMQDEAIQWIERGIDNIVWKDENTVSTIVNIIQNMQKNRSFLPWEVLQSLKSMLVEMKEEHKEIFTFHLEEKGINLTRKEIDVAYLLKKDLKNKQIASILGLAEGTVKLHISNIYKKVGMKQRKQVIKLFERFIQPGKERRL; encoded by the coding sequence ATGAAAGAAAAACAGATGCCTACCCTAACACGGACTTACCTTGATGAATTATATGAGGTATTACGACAGCAATTTCCCGATATTTCTATTTATTATGTACCAACTGATTACAAAATGCTACTTACGACAGACCCGGTATTTTGTATTGCTGATGTTCAGCATTGTCCGGAAGAAGAACGTGAAGAACATTTAGTGACATTAAAGCGGGAACAGATCACCGTCATTGCCTTACTGGAAATCAATATGCAAGATGAAGCCATACAGTGGATCGAACGTGGAATCGATAACATCGTATGGAAGGATGAAAACACTGTTTCTACAATTGTAAATATTATACAAAATATGCAAAAGAACCGTTCCTTTTTACCATGGGAAGTGTTACAATCATTAAAGTCAATGCTTGTCGAAATGAAGGAAGAACACAAGGAAATCTTCACCTTTCATTTAGAGGAAAAAGGCATTAATCTTACTAGAAAAGAAATTGATGTTGCTTATCTATTAAAAAAGGATTTAAAAAATAAGCAGATAGCAAGTATACTAGGATTAGCAGAAGGAACTGTAAAATTACATATAAGTAACATATATAAAAAGGTTGGCATGAAACAACGAAAACAAGTTATAAAGCTATTTGAACGCTTTATTCAACCCGGAAAGGAGCGAAGGCTTTGA
- a CDS encoding response regulator transcription factor, with protein MVKVLLVDDQRLFTDGIMAILSETDDIQVVGVATNGEEAIAKFQQYEPDLVLMDIHMPHVNGIRATLDIKESHPDVKVILLTTFADEDLIVRGFNVGADGYLLKDLNSKKLVWAIREVDLGETVISGPAARILAKKIREYKYDKKEILKQKLTTLEVMLTPRELEIAYMLMEGETNKSIAQKLYLSEGTIKNYISNLYHKLNIHSRKRVIDFLKGLFSKKEYW; from the coding sequence TTGGTAAAAGTTCTTTTGGTAGATGATCAGCGTTTATTTACAGATGGCATCATGGCTATTCTATCTGAAACAGATGACATTCAGGTAGTAGGGGTAGCTACGAATGGAGAAGAAGCAATAGCGAAATTTCAGCAGTATGAACCTGACCTTGTGCTCATGGATATACATATGCCACATGTGAATGGTATCCGAGCAACGCTTGATATAAAGGAAAGTCACCCAGATGTCAAGGTTATCCTGCTTACCACGTTTGCTGATGAGGACCTTATTGTCCGTGGTTTTAATGTGGGGGCAGATGGTTACTTGCTGAAGGACCTTAATAGTAAAAAACTGGTGTGGGCTATTCGTGAAGTAGACCTTGGGGAGACGGTGATCTCAGGACCTGCTGCACGTATTCTTGCAAAGAAAATTCGTGAATACAAATATGATAAAAAAGAGATCCTCAAGCAAAAGCTGACAACATTGGAAGTGATGCTGACACCAAGGGAACTGGAAATTGCGTATATGCTAATGGAGGGAGAGACGAACAAGTCCATTGCTCAGAAGCTCTACCTCAGTGAAGGAACCATAAAAAATTATATAAGCAATTTATATCATAAATTAAATATACACAGCCGCAAGCGTGTGATCGATTTCCTGAAGGGGTTGTTCTCCAAAAAAGAGTACTGGTGA
- a CDS encoding tyrosine-protein phosphatase translates to MIDIHSHILPGIDDGAKTEVDSLAMAKAAVEQGIHTIVATPHHRNGKYDNEKDTIIQSVEVLNALLVEKDIPLHVLPGQETRINGDMLKELDDGVVLSINHSKYVFVEFASNHVPRYAKQMLFDIQVAGYTPIIVHPERNSELLEHPSMLYQFVQNGALTQITAASFVGKFGKNIQKFTNQIMEANLTHFIASDAHNTKSRGFCMDEAFHLLKKEFGADYFYMFLENSQLLVDNQNINRMEPTMIKKKKFLGLF, encoded by the coding sequence GTGATCGACATACACAGTCATATATTGCCAGGAATTGATGATGGGGCTAAAACAGAAGTGGACAGCCTTGCTATGGCGAAAGCTGCAGTGGAACAGGGAATTCATACTATTGTGGCCACACCGCATCATAGAAATGGGAAATATGATAATGAAAAAGATACGATTATTCAATCTGTAGAGGTGCTGAACGCTCTCTTGGTGGAGAAGGATATCCCGTTACATGTTTTACCGGGACAGGAAACACGGATTAATGGGGACATGCTGAAGGAACTGGATGATGGGGTTGTACTTTCTATTAATCATTCCAAATATGTCTTTGTGGAATTCGCTTCGAATCATGTGCCGCGATATGCTAAGCAAATGTTGTTCGATATTCAAGTGGCAGGCTACACCCCGATCATTGTACACCCGGAACGGAACTCAGAATTGCTGGAGCATCCAAGCATGCTGTATCAGTTTGTGCAAAATGGGGCACTAACACAAATAACAGCAGCCAGCTTTGTTGGTAAGTTTGGCAAAAACATTCAAAAGTTCACGAACCAAATCATGGAAGCAAACCTGACTCATTTCATTGCCTCTGATGCACATAATACGAAGAGTCGTGGCTTCTGCATGGATGAGGCATTTCATTTATTGAAAAAAGAGTTTGGAGCGGATTATTTTTATATGTTCTTGGAAAACAGTCAGTTACTTGTTGATAATCAAAACATAAATCGAATGGAACCGACAATGATAAAGAAAAAGAAATTTCTTGGGCTTTTTTAG
- a CDS encoding CpsD/CapB family tyrosine-protein kinase codes for MARRKNQSRPNNKMRHLIAKLNPKSPITEQYRTIRTNLQFASVDEELTSMLVTSSGPSEGKSMTTANLAVVYAQQGKKVLLIDADLRKPTVHYTFRLDNLRGLSNVLVGEHTVEETVNRTDVDNLDVISSGPIPPNPSELLASRKMQTFLDDAKQSYDLVIFDTPPVLAVTDSQILANIVDGTLLVIRSKKTELEAAQKAKEALEPAKAKLLGTVLNDREKKGSNYYYYYGTN; via the coding sequence ATGGCGCGGCGAAAAAATCAATCTAGACCGAATAATAAAATGCGGCATCTCATTGCAAAGCTAAATCCTAAGTCACCGATTACCGAGCAATACCGGACAATACGGACAAATTTACAATTTGCTTCTGTTGATGAAGAATTAACGTCGATGCTGGTAACTTCTTCCGGACCTTCAGAAGGTAAGTCAATGACGACAGCCAATCTGGCGGTTGTCTATGCACAACAAGGTAAAAAAGTATTGCTTATCGATGCAGATCTTCGTAAACCGACAGTACATTATACGTTCCGCCTGGACAATTTACGTGGGTTAAGCAATGTTCTTGTTGGTGAGCATACGGTAGAGGAAACAGTTAATCGCACAGATGTCGACAATTTAGATGTTATTTCCAGTGGTCCTATTCCACCTAACCCATCTGAGTTATTAGCATCACGAAAAATGCAAACCTTTTTGGATGATGCAAAGCAATCCTATGACCTGGTGATTTTTGACACACCACCTGTGCTTGCGGTTACCGATTCACAAATCCTTGCAAATATTGTAGATGGAACGCTCTTAGTTATCAGAAGTAAAAAGACGGAACTGGAAGCTGCTCAAAAAGCGAAGGAAGCATTGGAGCCTGCAAAAGCGAAATTGCTTGGAACGGTATTGAATGATCGTGAAAAGAAAGGTTCAAACTATTATTACTACTATGGAACAAATTAA
- a CDS encoding YveK family protein produces the protein MEETISLKEIFEVIKKRLLLIIAFVLGAAVIAAVVSYFVLTPTYQSSSQFIVNQGQQDPNVQYNVNDIRTNVEIINTYNVVIKSPAILEEVVDELNLPYTSGALSEKLQVSSEQNSQVVTVTATDEDPALAVQLANTTVSIFQDKISDIMNVDNVSVLSQAELSENPSPVAPNPMLNIAIAIVVGAMVGVGISFLLEYLDNTITTEEDIEKKIGLPVLGVISHINDADVRADQFKFQSQRTKRGGFDGAAKKSI, from the coding sequence ATGGAGGAAACAATATCCTTGAAGGAAATCTTCGAGGTAATAAAGAAGCGCTTGTTGCTTATCATTGCATTTGTATTAGGGGCGGCAGTAATTGCTGCTGTGGTTAGTTACTTTGTGTTGACACCAACCTATCAGTCCAGCTCGCAGTTTATTGTTAATCAGGGACAGCAGGATCCGAATGTACAATATAATGTGAATGATATTCGAACGAACGTAGAGATTATCAATACTTATAATGTTGTGATAAAAAGTCCGGCGATATTAGAAGAAGTGGTAGATGAATTAAATCTGCCATACACATCTGGCGCGCTTAGTGAGAAGCTTCAGGTTTCAAGTGAGCAGAATTCCCAGGTGGTAACTGTTACGGCAACGGATGAGGATCCGGCATTGGCTGTACAATTGGCGAATACGACGGTTTCCATCTTCCAGGATAAAATTTCAGATATTATGAATGTAGATAATGTCAGTGTACTGTCACAGGCTGAATTAAGTGAGAACCCGTCTCCGGTAGCACCGAATCCGATGCTTAATATTGCAATTGCGATTGTCGTAGGTGCAATGGTAGGTGTTGGGATATCCTTCTTACTTGAATACTTGGATAACACCATTACAACAGAGGAAGATATTGAGAAAAAGATTGGCTTACCTGTATTAGGGGTTATCTCCCATATTAATGATGCTGATGTACGAGCAGATCAATTTAAATTCCAATCACAACGTACGAAAAGGGGTGGCTTTGATGGCGCGGCGAAAAAATCAATCTAG
- a CDS encoding LysM peptidoglycan-binding domain-containing protein: MASKKIIMSVTASAAIATMIFGADKAEAASYKVQSGDSLWSIAQKYNTSISQLRSINGISGDLIYPNQIIETDNEQSSNSNSSNSSNTTKPSTNSNSTYTVKSGDTLSGIAAKHNISLSNLMKWNNLDTTLIFPGNVFVVSKNGSSSSSSSSSSSSSSGSSKPSTGSSEVYVVKSGDSLSRIGAQYGVSVSNLKKWNNLRSDLILIGQKLSINGKSTGSSSSGGSNSSSGSTATNVDYNVNKLVSTARSVMGTKYVWGGSTTSGFDCSGFIYYAYKNAGKSVSRLSTDGYYNRSYHVSKPQVGDLVFFSGTYRKGISHMGIYVGNNEFIHAGTSTGVTKTSLSNSYWSKHFDSYKRFY, translated from the coding sequence TTGGCCAGTAAAAAAATAATAATGTCGGTAACTGCCAGTGCAGCAATAGCAACAATGATTTTTGGAGCAGATAAAGCCGAAGCGGCATCTTATAAGGTTCAAAGTGGAGATTCATTGTGGTCAATAGCACAGAAGTACAACACCAGCATTTCACAGTTACGTTCCATCAATGGGATTTCAGGAGATCTTATTTATCCAAACCAAATCATAGAAACAGATAACGAGCAATCATCCAACTCAAATTCTAGCAACAGCTCAAACACTACTAAACCATCTACTAATTCAAACTCTACATATACAGTAAAAAGTGGCGATACATTAAGTGGAATTGCCGCTAAACATAACATTTCTCTAAGTAACTTAATGAAATGGAACAACCTGGATACCACGCTTATCTTCCCCGGAAACGTGTTCGTTGTAAGCAAAAATGGATCTTCTTCAAGTAGCTCTAGCTCTTCTAGCAGCTCAAGCAGTGGATCAAGCAAGCCATCAACAGGCTCATCCGAGGTATATGTTGTTAAATCCGGAGATTCTTTATCTCGAATCGGCGCACAATACGGTGTGAGTGTATCCAACTTGAAGAAATGGAACAACCTACGCTCAGACTTAATTTTGATCGGACAGAAATTAAGCATTAACGGAAAGAGTACTGGTTCGAGCTCAAGTGGTGGATCAAACAGCTCTAGTGGCTCAACTGCAACGAATGTTGACTATAATGTGAACAAGCTTGTCAGCACAGCAAGAAGCGTTATGGGAACGAAATATGTATGGGGCGGTTCCACTACAAGCGGATTTGACTGCAGCGGATTCATCTACTATGCATATAAGAACGCTGGTAAAAGCGTAAGCCGCTTATCAACAGACGGCTATTACAACCGCTCTTATCATGTAAGCAAGCCACAGGTTGGAGACCTTGTCTTCTTCTCAGGAACTTACAGAAAAGGAATCTCCCACATGGGAATCTACGTTGGAAACAACGAATTCATCCATGCAGGAACGTCCACAGGCGTAACGAAGACAAGCCTAAGCAACTCATATTGGAGCAAGCACTTCGATAGCTACAAGCGTTTCTATTAA